In Lysobacter sp. FW306-1B-D06B, the sequence CTTCCAGCGGTGAATCGCCGTAGGGCTCCAGCGCGACGCGCAGGTAGCGCGGGTCGTCGCTATGCGGCGCCTGCGCGCCGAAGCCGATCACCGCGAGCACGTCGGGCGCGGTCAATACGGATTCGGGCGCGGCATGCACGTATTCCACCGACCAGCGCGGCGCCGCCAGCGGCATGGGGCGCACTGCGCTCACGAGCGCAGTCCCATGTCACGTTGATCCGGCCCCGGCTGCAGCGTGTCGGCGGCGCCGTGCAGGCCCACGTCCACACCGACCTGGCGACGCCGTTTCAACCAGCCGCGCAGCGCCAGCGGCGCCATGCTGATGGCAGTCATCGAGTAGATGATGCGGAACAGGCGCAGGCGCTTGAGCACCTCGGGGTTGTCGAACACATCGCCCGCCAGCAGCGAGATCACTGCCTGTTCCACCTGCCAGATGTTGCGCGGATGGTTGAACAGGTGGCGCATCACCGGCGTGGTGAAGCGGTAGATGAACCACTGGAAATGCTTCAGGCCGCGCTTGAGGCGCTTGTCCATGCCGCGTTGCAGGGCCGATTCGCGCGACGGATCGCGCAGCACGCCATCGACCACCTGCGCGGCCTGCTCGGCGCTGTTCATGCCCAGGTACACGCCCGAGGAGAACACCGGATCGACGAAGGCGTAGGCATCGCCCACCATCACCCAGCCCGGGCCGTGCATGCGCGTACAGGTGTAGGAGTAGTTGCCGGTGACGTGCACCGGCGCGACACGTTGCGCATTCTGCATGCGCTTGCGCACCTGCGGTTCGGACTCGAGCGTCTTCATCAGGAACGCTTCGTTTTCGCCGCGGCGCTGCTTGAGGTATTCGGGGAAGCACACCGCGCCCACGCTCATCACGCCGTCGCGCAGCGGGATCAGCCACATCCAGCCGTGCGCGAAGCGCTGCACGGTGATGTTGCCGGCGTCATCGCCCTGGCGGCGTTCCACGCCGGTGAAGTGGCTGAAGATCGCCGCCGACTGGTGCAGCGTGTTCTTCTGCTTGAGCTTGAGCTGGTTGCCGAAGAAGGTGTCGCGGCCGCTGGCGTCGACGACGTAGCGCGCCCGCACGGTGAAGGCATTGCCCTTCGCGTCGCGCGCATGCGCGATCGACGGCCGACCGTCGGCGCCGAACTCCATGCGTTCGACCTTGTGGCGTTCGCGTGCATCCACGCCGTTGGCCTGCGCGTGGCGGAACAGCAGTTCGTCGAACTGCTCGCGCTTGACCTGGTAGGCGTAGCCGAAGAGCGGATTGAGCGCGCGCTCGAAGCGGAAGGTGTTGTACTGGTCGGCGCCGTCCTGCCCGGACTGCATCGGCGTGCCGTCGTCGTTGACGATCGGGAACTCCGCGCCCGGCTTGAACGTGCCGATGGCCTTGACCTGCTCCAGCACGCCCAGGCGCTCCAGGATCGGCAGGTTCATCGGCAGCAGCGATTCGCCGATGTGGAAGCGCGGGTGCGCGTCCTTCTCCAGCAGCAGGACCTTCCATCCCTTGCGCGCCAGCAGCGTCGCGGCGGTGGTGCCGGCGGGGCCGCCGCCGATCACCAGGACGTCAGGCGTCAGCGTGGAGGGTGCGTCGGAAGGCGTGTTCAGCTCGGCCGGGGCAGGAGCTGCCGGCGCGGACTCGGGGACGGTATCGGTCATGGCGCGCATGATAAGGGAATGCCCGCCGCCAGCCCGTGCAGCGCCGGGCCCCGGGAGGCTGTTAGGCGGGCGCCCGTGGTGGACGGTTGCGCGCGCGACGCCGATGCCGGATCGTGGCGTCCCTTGCAATGCCACCGCTGGAACCGAAGATGTCTGAACAAAGCCCCGTCGAACGCGAACTGGCCGAGCTGCTGGTCGCCAGCCTGAACCTCGAAGACGTGGCGCCGGGCGACATCGATCCGGAGGGCGCGCTGTTCGGCGAGGGGCTGGGCCTGGATTCGATCGACGCGCTGGAACTGGCGCTGGCGATCTCCAGCAAGTACGGCTTCCAGCTGCGCTCGGACAACGACGAGAACCGCCGCATCTTCGCCTCGCTGCGCGCGCTGGCGGCGCACATCGAACAGCGCCGCGCGGCCTGATCGTCGCCGCCGGACCCGGGCCGTGAATTCCGCCGTCCTGCGGGCCGTCCCGCCGATCGCGCTCGCCGTCGCCTACCCGCTGCTCGCCCACTGGGCCACGCACGA encodes:
- a CDS encoding NAD(P)/FAD-dependent oxidoreductase; its protein translation is MTDTVPESAPAAPAPAELNTPSDAPSTLTPDVLVIGGGPAGTTAATLLARKGWKVLLLEKDAHPRFHIGESLLPMNLPILERLGVLEQVKAIGTFKPGAEFPIVNDDGTPMQSGQDGADQYNTFRFERALNPLFGYAYQVKREQFDELLFRHAQANGVDARERHKVERMEFGADGRPSIAHARDAKGNAFTVRARYVVDASGRDTFFGNQLKLKQKNTLHQSAAIFSHFTGVERRQGDDAGNITVQRFAHGWMWLIPLRDGVMSVGAVCFPEYLKQRRGENEAFLMKTLESEPQVRKRMQNAQRVAPVHVTGNYSYTCTRMHGPGWVMVGDAYAFVDPVFSSGVYLGMNSAEQAAQVVDGVLRDPSRESALQRGMDKRLKRGLKHFQWFIYRFTTPVMRHLFNHPRNIWQVEQAVISLLAGDVFDNPEVLKRLRLFRIIYSMTAISMAPLALRGWLKRRRQVGVDVGLHGAADTLQPGPDQRDMGLRS
- a CDS encoding phosphopantetheine-binding protein, with the translated sequence MSEQSPVERELAELLVASLNLEDVAPGDIDPEGALFGEGLGLDSIDALELALAISSKYGFQLRSDNDENRRIFASLRALAAHIEQRRAA